The genomic DNA GGCCCCATGGTTAAAAATTAATCCcggttaaaagcctgcgagaacaggtggGTCTTTGAGGAGTCATCCTTtaaaacagacagagaaggaaggaaggaaaaggagatgCTTTGCAGCTGaagtttctttttctgcttttatGGTGCTTTCCCCGTTGCACTGTTTTAGTGGTTGCTGAGTCCGCAGAGAAAGACGGGGTACGGAGGTAAAGAATgactgagccatatttggaaaggCGGTGTTCTATAAatcagataaaataaataaatacaaaataaaccaATGTCGGTCCATGCGCGACTGGGTCCTGGAGAGCGCTGCAATATAGACGCTCTCTGCCACTTGTGTACACGCAACTTGCTTTCCTGCCGACGTGCAAAACCCGAGAGAGGGCGCCTCCACACGTTCCCCTGgcagttggtgggggtggggtggggtggggtgttgagCATTGGAAGGCTGCACTACAAGCCCCAGCATGCTCTGCGGCCGAGGAAGCGGCCAACATGGCGGCGGCCAGGGAAAGTTgcagcagcgaggaggaggaggcggcggctgagGCTCAGAGGCGATTTCGAGAGGCCGCATCCTGGGCCCCGGAAGGTAGGCAGACAGGGCGGCTTGGGCTGCAGGCCCAGCCAAAGTCTCTCCCGCAAGCAGTCTTGCCAAATCACTCTCTGTCTTCTTCTGGTGCTTCGATGGCCCAGCTGTGGTTGGgtatacaactcccatcaaccccaccCGCCGTTTATTGTGGCTGTcggtgacgggagttgtagtccagcctccGCTTGGCCCCGCCAGCTGCAgcccataggaaacataggaacataggaagctgccatatactgagtcagacccttggtctctctagctcagcattgtcatcagagactggcagtggcttctccaaggttgctggcaggaatctctctccaccctatcttggagatgctgccagggagggaatttgcaaccttctgctcttgcccaTGCCTGTTTCTTTCCAGTTACTGCTGCCCTTTCAAGTAAAAGGTGTGTTCTCCGTGATGGTTTAAACTCAAAAAAGCAAAAAGGACTCTGATAGCAAAATGACCACTGGCAACTAAAGCTGGCAGCTAAAATCTGCGACGGATCCATCTGTGTAACTGCAACTGGTTTTAATAGGACTGCCTCCTCGGTGTCCAGAGAGTAGCCACAGGTCAGGAATGAGGGGGAGTGGTTTGAGGTTTGCATGATTGTCCTGCTGACACCCATATCCATTTTGTGCgaggattattatttatttatttatttagtacatttatatacctccccatacaaaaagtgttcctgggtggttcacagtaTAAAATAATTTTCTCTGTTTAGGCTTGTGCTACATTTTGGACACACTGTCTGACCTGAGCCATAATCTCTAGGATATTTAATGTGATCCTAGGTGAAATTCTAGGTTTGTGTACATTTGAATTAACTGTGCTCTCATATTGCGGCTATCTCTAACTTtgatgttttaaaaactgtttttggTGTCAGGTGCATTTCAGACAAGCCGGCTGCCATCAGCTGAACCTAGCATCAGGTacctttttgtgttttttaaagttcacTGAGCATCCAGATCCTAATTGCATCACCCAGAAATTAAGATgttccagtttggagagacccttttagAGTTCTTCATAGTCCATTTGGATTTTTACTATCCCAAATAATTTGGCATTACTGCAGACTTGGATGCCTCCTTTTTGCTCATCGTTGATAGATCTTAAATAGTTCTGGCCCCCGTACAAATTCTTAAGGGATCTCATTTGGCTCCATTATGAGaactgtccattgattcctacTCAATTGGGAGGAACGGACAATCCTACTTTTCCTAGTTCTAAAAGGGGAGCCAAGAAACCACACATCTTTTACCCAGCACAGAGGCTACGTTAAGTCAATGGACAGCATTGTGTATATATGAATGTATCTGTTTTTTAGGACCATGATCAAATTAGTTTCTTCAGAGATAAGCTATCTTAtggcattaggaacataggaagctgccatatactgagtcagaccatgggtctatctagctcagtattgtattcactgactggcagaggcttctccaagattgcaggcaggaatctctctcagccctatcttggagatgctgccaggaagggaacttggaaccttctgctcttccaggagcagcaccatccccttagaaggggaatatcttccagtgctcacacattcaagtctcccattcatatgcaaccagggcagaccctgcttaactaaggggacaagtcatgcttgctaccgcaagaccagctctcctctaccagctctcctcattcatCTGCTGCTGGCTCACTCCAGTTTTTAAGATCTTTCCCCAATTTCCTaactgttttgttctgttttagaAACAGTTTTCTAATTGTTGGTTCTCCTTTAACAGAAGGATGGCCGAGGATCATGGGCAGGATGGGAATGAACTGCAGACCACCCCAGAATTCCGAGCACACGTTGCAAAGAAGCTGGGAGCCATCCTGGATGGGTATTTGCAAAGGTTTTCTCAAGCTGCAGCTCTTTGTTGTGAGCGGAGAGGCTTAGCTGAGAGCTTTTCCCAGTAAAACGTGGCTAAATATTTCTAGGGGCTGTAAACAGACGTTGCCCTGAGGCAGGAATTCTTCAGGGTGCTGCTTATGTTACATATTAAAGGCCTGTTTGTACTCTGTCCAGAAAAGCAGTGTCTGAGAaataaacaatttatttattcatgcattcatgtatgcatacatacatacatacagtacatttGTTTCCTGTTATTCctccatcctggagagaatctatttatgtggtcactaaaagtcgacactagcttgacggcacttaatcagtcaatcattcagttcctctaaggagcccagagtgatgtacatagttatgtttatccacacaacaaccctgtgaggtagggtaggctgagagagaagtgactggcccagagtcacccagtgagtttcatggctgaatggagatttgaactcaggtctctttgGTCCTCGTCCAACCCTCTGACGACATGGGATGAGTAGGCCAgaggcagcccaaggtattgcagtgcctgaggtggGGACCAATCCTTCTGAACCTTGAAAGGggctgggggcgggcggggggagttgCCAGCAGCCACCACCTCTCCTGGTCCTTCTTGCCACTCCCAGCATTTTGAGCTTGGTATCGCCCAGCAGTCTCATAGCGCTCTTCTTCCTTCTCAGCTCGATTACCATCTTGGAGCAAACCCCAGGACCTCTACAGACCTCGACGGGCGCCTTGGAGGCAGAAGATGACGGTGAGTCTCTTGCAGGTCCTGCACCCACCAAATGGCTTTGTAGTACCAGCTGGGAGCGTTCCCTAAGCAGCGATGGTCTGGGTGCTGAACTCAGTGTTGGGGCTCTGGGGATGGAAGCGTCGCCTGCCACGGAGATCTGGCCTGGGGAGCTCCTTGGGGCTGTGGGTGCTCAGGCCTTGGAGCCCCCTTCAGACTTGGAAGAGAAACGGGGAGCACAATACCAGTGCGTGTGACTGAGGCCTGGGCCTTCTGCCCTTGCTTGGACAACGAAGCAGGACCTCTGCTAGCGCTGAGCTAAAGTGCCTGCTCAGTCCACATTTTTGCCAGTgaaaatgggaggggggcaggTGCCATTTTGACAGTTTCCAAGGAGGGCGATGTCTTCAAGGAAGGAgcccaccagtgtcccctctaacacagggtttcttaaccttgggcccctggaagttttggactacaactcccagaatccccagccacaacggccatgtctggggattctgggagttgtagtccaacaacatctgggggcccaaggttaagaaaccctgccttagagaatCAAATATATAGTTAGATGGATTCTTTGTCTCCTTATATGCACTGAACATATATACCTGTCCTGCGCCTGCGAGGCTACGTGACCAAGAGGTTATTTATTGAGAGCAGGGTAATAgaccatcaggagaggagagctggtcttgtggcagcaagcatgacttgtccccatagctaagcagggtctgccctggttgcatatgaatgggagacttgatgtgttgaGCATTGCAAGAAATTCCCcttgggatgaagccgctctgggaagagcatctagtttccaagttccctccttggcagcatctccaagatcaggctgagagagattcctgcctgcaaccttggagaagcctctgccagtctgtgaagacaatactgagctagatagaccaatggtctgactcagtatttggcagtttcctatgttccaatgtacaGTGGCAGCGAAAGAAAGTAATAACTTCATAAATTCCGTCAACGTGGTAACACAACTgattaaaaaaatcattagacaaatcacctccctggacttgagaggggcatcagggtgggttcctgacagAGGTGAAGAAAGGTGAGCTGGCAGAAAGGTAATCTGGTTTTGAGCCTCTCCCAAACTGGGCTAAACATGTTCTGCAAACATTTGTTCAGTCCTTCCTGGGCATATCCAACCTCCAGCTCTAGCCATCCACCTGGTGGCCCCTGGTGGAAAACACATCTCCCAGCTCTGGACCGGAACAGAATAGTCatcatttctctcccttttcttctcATTTCAACGGTGCAGGCTTCCGCCTCTtttcctcctctgtcccaggaGACTGTGGCAAGCCAGACCCTTCGCCCCTCAGAAGGAGACGGCTGCAGCAATCCAGCTCCAGGTGAGAAGGTGCTCAGTGTGGCTTGTCCTTTGGAACCTGTTGTTGTAAAAGTTGACTTTGCGGgccgtgttccctgtaacaggtaaTCCCAGCTGTTCAGTCAGTCACTTTagttcagtcattgaccagaaacagaaTTGTCAACAAGAGAGTGGCGCTTACACacaatataacagtatttagccactGAATTAGTAAACTTAGAATTAAAATCAGACAATAAGACGTTTCGATAGAATTCCTCTGGATGTCCAGGATATGTCTTCAGTCAGGGTAAAATAAGATTTATACGAATATCCTTGTGGaggttacaatataaaatagcaTGATCAGTGGTCTCCACAGTGCCTGAGCCACACAGGCAAAGCCGGGAAGAATAAGGGACCCCATTAAACCTCCCATAAAGCACTGCCGATGGAAGCGTGCTTAATCGCGCTAGCGATAGAGCACCTCTGAATTTAGGAAGTGTAATATTTCTTAGGTATGCAGCAGGGTTCGAGCTAAAAATCTGATCACCAAGGTTCACACCCTTTGAAATTTTAGCTGCTTCAAGTTGTAACTCAACGTCCAATATTCGTTGCTTGGTCATCCCAGcggttgttgactagaactcccagcattcccagccaaaggccattgtagctgaggatcctgggagttgtagtccacagcatctaggattacctgttacagggaacactgtttgtgGGTGCTGCTATGTGGGGCAGCCCATGAAAACAGTTGGGAAGCTGCCGTTGAGGGCAGACACAGTGACTTGCCTTCTCCATGAAACCTGCTGTTGAGTGCTTGCTATTATGCTGATGCTTAGGGGAGGAGATctggcttgcagaaggtcccaggttcactccctggtggcatctctaggtagggctgggagaggctcctgcctgatatctcggagagctgctgccagtcagagtagacaataccaagctagatggaccagaggccTGGCTTGGTGTAAAGCCGCTTTCTGTTTTGgggattgggccatagctcagtggacaGAGCatgtcctttgcatgcagaaggtcccagattcagtccctggaagtatctccgggtagggctggggaagaattCCGCCTGAAACCgtaggagagccactgccagtcagcctagccaatactgagcgaaatggaccaatggtcttgcttggtataaggcagcctcctaagtTCCTATATCTGTCTTGGCTGTGCTTTGCCTTCTGAgcgagacctggtcttgtggtagccagcacgaCTTATCCCCTTTGGTGGCGATCCAAAACCGGGCCATCTCTATACTTgcctctggaacacactccccaatgaatcagaatctccccacctCTGGTTGTTTTGAAATCATTTTCGAAAACACACCtctttcatcaggcttttagtttgtgatgtttttcattttatttatggcaACTTTAATCTGTTTGATATGATTTGTAGGTTTTAGTGGCTGTTTGTTTACGTTGTagaccaccctgagattttatatcgggcagtatataaattatttatttttatttattttgcattttatatcccgctcttcctccagggagcccagagcggtgtactacatacttaggtttctcctcacaacccccctctgaggtaggttaggctgagagagaagtgactggcccagaggcacccagcaagtatcatggctggatggggatttgaactcgggtctccccagtcctagtccagcactctagccactacaccccGCTGGCTCTTCTCTCAAATGCATGCAGTAAATAAAATCATCCCACTTGGCTTGTTACTTCTTCCAGTGAGCTGGACAGCGACCAAGAACTGGAGAGGTGCCGAGAGGCGGCTGTGTCTGCAGCAGATATCCAGAAGCTCAGTGGCTTTGTGACCCCACTCCAGGGTTCCAGCCAGGGCCGTGAGTGCCAGGCCACAGAGCCCcgccagaggaagaggaggaagaagaagaggaagaagacggCCCAAGCAAATGAAGAGGACGGCAGTGAGCACAATGTCATGGGAACAAGGCCTCTCAGCCAGGCCGAGGAT from Hemicordylus capensis ecotype Gifberg chromosome 15, rHemCap1.1.pri, whole genome shotgun sequence includes the following:
- the C15H12orf43 gene encoding protein CUSTOS isoform X2, which produces MAAARESCSSEEEEAAAEAQRRFREAASWAPEGAFQTSRLPSAEPSIRRMAEDHGQDGNELQTTPEFRAHVAKKLGAILDGSITILEQTPGPLQTSTGALEAEDDGFRLFSSSVPGDCGKPDPSPLRRRRLQQSSSSELDSDQELERCREAAVSAADIQKLSGFVTPLQGSSQGRECQATEPRQRKRRKKKRKKTAQANEEDGSEHNVMGTRPLSQAEDGTEKSSCINGVCKNEEGTERAGDKLSGQVTRRKKKKKKHVEERTE
- the C15H12orf43 gene encoding protein CUSTOS isoform X1, with product MAAARESCSSEEEEAAAEAQRRFREAASWAPEGAFQTSRLPSAEPSIRRMAEDHGQDGNELQTTPEFRAHVAKKLGAILDGYLQSSITILEQTPGPLQTSTGALEAEDDGFRLFSSSVPGDCGKPDPSPLRRRRLQQSSSSELDSDQELERCREAAVSAADIQKLSGFVTPLQGSSQGRECQATEPRQRKRRKKKRKKTAQANEEDGSEHNVMGTRPLSQAEDGTEKSSCINGVCKNEEGTERAGDKLSGQVTRRKKKKKKHVEERTE
- the C15H12orf43 gene encoding protein CUSTOS isoform X3, producing MAAARESCSSEEEEAAAEAQRRFREAASWAPEGAFQTSRLPSAEPSISSITILEQTPGPLQTSTGALEAEDDGFRLFSSSVPGDCGKPDPSPLRRRRLQQSSSSELDSDQELERCREAAVSAADIQKLSGFVTPLQGSSQGRECQATEPRQRKRRKKKRKKTAQANEEDGSEHNVMGTRPLSQAEDGTEKSSCINGVCKNEEGTERAGDKLSGQVTRRKKKKKKHVEERTE